From Triticum urartu cultivar G1812 chromosome 2, Tu2.1, whole genome shotgun sequence, a single genomic window includes:
- the LOC125536965 gene encoding glutamate decarboxylase 2-like has product MVLTHVQSDEAAASAAVFASRYVQEPVPSYELGARSISKDAAYQIIHDELLLDGSPRLNLASFVTTWMEPECDRLILEGMNKNYADMDEYPVTTELQNRCVNIIARLFNAPVGAGETAVGVGTVGSSEAIMLAGLAFKRRWQNRRKAEGKPYDKPNIVTGANVQVCWEKFARYFEVELKEVKLSEGCYVMDPDKAVEMVDENTICVAAILGSTLTGEFEDVKRLNDLLAAKNKRTRWDTPIHVDAASGGFIAPFLYPELEWDFRLPLVKSINVSGHKYGLVYPGVGWVIWRNKEDLPDELIFHINYLGADQPTFTLNFSKGSSQIIAQYYQFLRLGFEGYKNVMENCMESARTLREGLLRTGRFDVISKEDGVPLVAFTFRGIRDGSLAFKLSANLRRFGWIVPAYTMPANLEHMTVLRVVVREDFGRPLAERFLSHVRMALSELDLAAKGPVPKMRLTIELGPARSAKEEASVKVVKREAVSGHRSVSLVSGKTKGVC; this is encoded by the exons ATGGTTCTGACGCATGTTCAGAGCGACGAGGCGGCCGCGTCGGCCGCCGTGTTCGCGTCGAGGTACGTGCAGGAGCCGGTCCCGAGCTACGAGCTCGGGGCGAGGTCGATCTCCAAGGACGCGGCGTACCAGATCATCCACGACGAGCTGCTGCTGGACGGCAGCCCGCGGCTGAACCTGGCGTCCTTCGTCACCACCTGGATGGAGCCCGAGTGCGACCGGCTCATCCTCGAGGGCATGAACAAGAACTACGCCGACATGGACGAGTACCCCGTCACCACCGAGCTCCAG AACCGGTGCGTGAACATCATAGCGCGGCTGTTCAACGCGCCGGTAGGCGCCGGCGAGACTGCCGTCGGGGTCGGCACGGTCGGGTCCTCGGAGGCAATAATGCTCGCCGGCCTGGCGTTCAAGCGGCGCTGGCAGAACCGGCGGAAGGCGGAGGGGAAGCCATACGACAAGCCCAACATTGTCACGGGAGCCAATGTTCAG GTGTGCTGGGAGAAGTTCGCGCGCTACTTCGAGGTGGAGCTCAAGGAGGTGAAGCTGAGCGAAGGGTGCTACGTGATGGACCCGGACAAGGCCGTGGAGATGGTGGACGAGAACACCATCTGCGTCGCCGCCATCCTCGGCTCCACCCTCACCGGCGAGTTCGAGGACGTCAAGCGCCTCAACGACCTCCTCGCCGCCAAGAACAAGCGAACAAG GTGGGACACCCCGATCCACGTGGACGCGGCGAGCGGCGGGTTCATCGCGCCGTTCCTGTACCCCGAGCTGGAGTGGGACTTCCGGCTGCCGCTGGTGAAGAGCATCAACGTCAGCGGCCACAAGTACGGCCTCGTCTACCCCGGCGTCGGATGGGTGATATGGCGCAACAAGGAGGATCTCCCCGACGAGCTCATCTTCCACATCAACTACCTCGGCGCCGACCAGCCAACCTTCACGCTCAACTTCTCCAAAG GGTCCAGCCAAATCATCGCACAATATTACCAATTTCTTCGGCTAGGTTTCGAG GGGTACAAGAATGTGATGGAGAACTGCATGGAGAGCGCCAGAACGCTCCGGGAGGGGCTCCTGCGCACGGGGCGTTTCGACGTCATCTCCAAGGAAGACGGCGTGCCACTGGTGGCCTTCACCTTCAGGGGCATCAGGGACGGCTCGCTGGCGTTCAAGCTGTCGGCGAACCTGCGCCGGTTCGGGTGGATCGTGCCGGCGTACACGATGCCGGCGAACCTGGAGCACATGACGGTGCTCCGTGTGGTCGTCCGGGAGGACTTCGGCCGGCCGCTCGCCGAGAGGTTCCTGTCGCACGTGCGCATGGCGCTGAGCGAGCTGGACCTGGCGGCCAAGGGCCCCGTGCCCAAGATGAGGCTCACCATCGAGCTCGGTCCGGCCAGGAGCGCCAAGGAGGAGGCGTCCGTCAAGGTCGTCAAGAGGGAGGCGGTGTCCGGTCACAGGAGCGTGTCGCTTGTTTCCGGGAAGACGAAGGGTGTGTGCTAA